The genomic stretch GTAGGGTATGCCGAGGGCGGTGTTGTCGGGGATCGGACCTCCGGCCCAGCGTAAGCGGAGTCCGCCGTGCCCTTTTTCCTTGAAATACTCAATCACGATCTTGTGTTCGCCGGCGTCGAGCATTTTTTCACCGTGCGTTCCGCTGGCCTTCCAGGAGACGTTTCGCCAGTTGTTGAGCACGAGGGAACCGTCTATGGTCATGCGCACTCCGCCATCGCTCTGGCAGTAGAACGAATAGTTCGCGGTGACGGGCGCCACCAGCGTGCCTTGCCACCGTGATGAGAACCGGCACTGGGACAGGCTGAACATACTGTCCCCGTAGGATGCGGTGACCTGCTTCTCCACCAGCCGGGCGATCGGCCGCTTGAAGCTCATCCCGTGGTAGTAGGTGACGGTCAACCCTTCTGACGACATCATCATGCAGACCCATGGGATGGCGATGAGTGCTGCTCCGGCTCCGTCGTGGCAGGGAATGCCAGGTCATCACGCCACTCGACAGCGGGAAAGATCATGGACGGGTGCAGGATGCTTTCATGCGCGAACAGGCCGGGATGGCGGGCCCGGATGGTTTCGAGGGTGGGGCCAGCCGCAAAGTCCGGAGGATAGACCGTCCCGTTCAGTTCATGGTCCAGCAGGCAGAAAAGGTGCAGGGCGCGCCGGCAGGCGGCTGATGCCACGGGCAGGGAGCTCGTGGTGGCCACGGTGTCCAGAATCTCATAGGCCTCACTCAGTGCCCGGCGACTCCGCTTGTAGGTTTCACGGTCCATTGGTCACGTTCCTCCCCGCAGCACACTCCACCGGGTTGGCGTCCAGGTACCGGAGCTCCATTGGGAAAACACTTGATATTTCATGTTTTCAATCCTTATGGAGGGTATCGCTCTGTCGAAACCACTGCCAGAAAGGTCAAAGCAAAAAATCCTGGAGGGCGAAATGGCCTGTTCCGGTCTTGATCTTCCTGTCAATCATGACTCAATATGGACCCATTGTCGTGATAGGGGATTATGCAGGAAACGGTTCAACAGTTTGTAGACAGCTTTCAGAAGGCTGTGCGGATGGAGATGGAGGCCATGCGGGAGCAGCTGGGCCCATATGAGGTACCTGTCAGCACCCCCATCGACACCGCCCTGCCCGGGGAGCGTGACTACCGGCTCTATGAAGTCACGGCGGCCGCCTCCGCCGACAAGCTAATCCTCAATGGCGAATGTACGCTGGTTCATGATGAGGGGGAAACACAGGTGACCATAATCGCGATTGAGGGCGATCATCTGACCCTGCGGAGTGCAACCGCATTCCCGCAGGGATCCTCATCCTGGACCTTGGTCATTTACCCCTGGTTCCTTTATGAGCGGCTGTTGCAGACACTCGACTCCCTGCCGGCCTCCTCCGCCTTCCATGCTGCGAGTGCGCTGACCTTGTTCGGGAAGCTCGCGCCCCAGGAGCAAAGGGCCTCCGCGGTTTTCACGGCCCCTGACCTGAATGCCAGCCAGTGCCAGGCCGTCCAGTTATGTTGTGACTCGAATCTGGCCTTCATCTGGGGGCCGCCGGGGACGGGTAAAACGCGGACCATCAGCCATATCGTGATGCAGCTTCTGGCTCAGGGGCATCGCATCCTGCTCACGTCGACCACGAATGCGGCGATCGATCAGGCTCTGGCCGTGCTGGCCTCTCATCCGGAGGCACAGCCCCACATGAAGGCTGGTCAGATTGTCCGGGTTGGTCAAACGAGTGCCGAGACGTTCGGGGCCAGTCTGAGCGAGGTCATCAAGGCGCAGAATGAGGCTTTGCGTCAGCAGCTTGACCGGCTGAAAGCCCGGGGCCAACCGGTCGTGGGGCAAATCCAGGAGTGCGATAAAGCACTCAGGAAGCTCAAGGGGGCGGTAGGCGGGCACCAGATGGAGCTGTTCGATCTGATCCCCGATGACCCCCTGCATGTGGGCGATATCTCCGGTATTGTTAAATACCGGTTCCTTCATCATCTCCTGAGGATGTCGCCCGTCCGGAAACAGGCCTTTATTCAGTGCCGGCGCGGTAGACTGATCAGGGCCAATACGCTCTATCAGACGAAAATCCATACGGTTTCCGAGAGACTGGGCGGTAAAGATCAGGCCGTGATGGATAACGCCCGTGTGGTACTGGCCACCATGACGAAT from bacterium encodes the following:
- a CDS encoding PA14 domain-containing protein — its product is MMMSSEGLTVTYYHGMSFKRPIARLVEKQVTASYGDSMFSLSQCRFSSRWQGTLVAPVTANYSFYCQSDGGVRMTIDGSLVLNNWRNVSWKASGTHGEKMLDAGEHKIVIEYFKEKGHGGLRLRWAGGPIPDNTALGIPYLRR
- a CDS encoding AAA domain-containing protein — encoded protein: MQETVQQFVDSFQKAVRMEMEAMREQLGPYEVPVSTPIDTALPGERDYRLYEVTAAASADKLILNGECTLVHDEGETQVTIIAIEGDHLTLRSATAFPQGSSSWTLVIYPWFLYERLLQTLDSLPASSAFHAASALTLFGKLAPQEQRASAVFTAPDLNASQCQAVQLCCDSNLAFIWGPPGTGKTRTISHIVMQLLAQGHRILLTSTTNAAIDQALAVLASHPEAQPHMKAGQIVRVGQTSAETFGASLSEVIKAQNEALRQQLDRLKARGQPVVGQIQECDKALRKLKGAVGGHQMELFDLIPDDPLHVGDISGIVKYRFLHHLLRMSPVRKQAFIQCRRGRLIRANTLYQTKIHTVSERLGGKDQAVMDNARVVLATMTNMYISKLLLAQQFDVVIVEEAGMAVLPTLFYCAGLAAKKVIAVGDPRQLPPIVVARDRYAQQAMGRNIFDVTVPDPDLSKVVVMLDTQYRMHPAIGALVSELFYGGKLVSDQGTSTRNAIAACHPYPGEALVVVDTEGTTQCSKSEGSYSRFNKRTAEWCVRLATEAVRDGVESIAIITPYAQQSRLISSLLAESGIPGGMVECRTVHRFQGNERDMVIMDTVDTLPEMPGVLLAGRKGASSAPHLLNVSISRAKGKLVIVSDVSYFRTHAAGSAIDQVLSMAVRAGVRVGME